GCGGCGTGTTGCTCTGTTATTACCTCCTGCCGCTGGGGTCGCTGCTTTTCAGTCAGCCACCGCGGGTCGTTCTCGGTCAGCTGACGGAGCCGTCGGTCGTGTCCGCGGCGTCGACGTCGCTCGCAACCGCGACGGCGAGCGTGACCGTCGCGACGGTCTTCGGGCTGCCGCTGGCGTACTGGCTCGCGGCCGCCGAGGGACGGGCGGAGACGCTCGTCACGGCGGTCGTCGTGCTGCCGCTGGTCCTCCCGCCGATCGTCAGCGGGATGGTACTGCTCACGCTGGTCGGTCCGGAGACCATCCTCGGCGAGATCGCCGCGGCAAACGGTTTCTCGCTGACCCGCTCGCTCGTCGGAGTCGTGCTGGCACAGACGTTCGTCGCCTCGCCGTTCGTCGTCATCTCCGCGAAGGCGGCGTTCGAGGGCGTCGACAGGAACCTAGAGCTCGCGTCGCGAACGCTCGGCAAGGATCGGTTGACGACGTTCCGACGCGTCACGCTCCCGCTGGCGTGGCCCGGTGTCCTCGCCGGCATCACGCTCGCGTTCGCCCGCTCAATCGGCGAGTTCGGTGCGACGGTGATGCTCGCGTACTATCCGCGGACGATGCCGGTACAGATCTGGGTGTCGTTCACGACGCTCGGACTCGAGGACGCGTTTCCGATCGCCGTCGTTCTCCTCGGCATCGCCGTCGCCGCGCTCGTCCTTCTCACGACGCTCGGGGGGGATCCGATCGCCCGATGACGTTGACGCTCTCCGGTCTCGCGAAGACGTACGGCGCGTTCGAGTTAGGCCCGCTCGACCTCTCGGTCTCCGAGGAGGTGTTCTGCGTCCTCGGCCCCTCCGGCAGCGGGAAGTCGACCCTGCTCTCGCTTCTGGCCGGACTCACCGATCCGGACGCCGGTTCAGTTTCGGTCGACGGGCGTTCGATGCGCGGCCGTCCACCCGAGGACCGACGGATCGGACTCGTGTTTCAGGATGGGGCGCTCTTCCCACACCTCTCCGCGCGCGAGAACGTGGAATACGCGGCCGAAAACGACGAATACGCCCGAGAACTGACACAGCTGTTGGCGATTGACGACGTGCTCGATCGTCGACCGGCGACCCTCTCGGGCGGCGAACGACAGCGTGTGGCGCTGGCTCGTACGCTCGCTTCCGAGCCCGACGTCCTCCTGCTCGACGAACCGCTGTCGAGCCTCGACGAACCGATGGGCCGGCGGCTCCGTACTGATCTGGACAGACTGTTCGATACGCTCGCCGTCCCGGTCGTCTACGTGACGCACGATCAACGGACTGCGACGGCGCTCGCGGATCGGATGGCGATCCTCAGAGACGGACAGATCGAGCAGGTAGGCGCGCCGACGACCGTACTCGAACGCCCCGTTTCGCGTTTCGTCGCCGAGTTCACCGGCAACGAGAACGTCTTCGAGATCCGGTTCGACGGCGCGAACGATCGACGCGTTCGAATTGGGAATGTAGTACTTCGTTCCCCGGCCGAGTCGTCCGCGGCGATGTGGCTCGATACACCCTCCGACGTGTCCGCTGTAACCGTCTGCGTTCACCCCTCTCGTATCGATTTACCGGCGAATAGTGCCGTAGGAAATCCCTCGTATCGACTCCCGGTAACCGTCGAGCGGTGGCTCCACGAGACTGACACGTACCGCGTGTTCGCGCGCGTCGAGGGAGGTCCGGACCTGACTGTCACGATGTCGCGGACCACGTTCGATCGACTGGACCTCTCCCGCGGGGACGAGTCCGTCGTCTCGATACCGACGGATTCGATCCACGTTCTCGACCGATCCGGGCGCTGATTTAAAAATATATGATCTCTTATCCTTTCCAAAACCATACAATTCAATAATATAAAAGAAACCGCAAAATTCAGTGAATATTTGGAATAAGAGGGCGTATATGAATTTTATAATACTATCCAAAATGTATATCGATAATCTGAATTATTTCGCACTACGAAGTCTGCATCTCTCGGTCGAGTCCTCCGAACCACGACAGTCTTACTCGCTCGTGTGGACTGCCGGAATCCGTTTCGTCAGCCGTTTATCTCAAATTATAAGTTAAGTCGTTGCCTCTGCGCTATTATGCATCACACGTCGACGGTCGAAGTGCCACCCGTCAAAGATCTCTCTCGGATCGCCGCGGAGAACAATCCCGACAAGGTCGCCTTCGGCAACGGCGTCAACGGCGAGACGATGACGTGGACGGAGTTCGACGAGCGGAGTAATCAGGCCGCGAACGCGTTCAAGCAGTACGTCGGTCAGGGCGACCGCGTCGCGCTTC
This DNA window, taken from Halobellus sp. LT62, encodes the following:
- a CDS encoding ABC transporter permease, which encodes MFPTRSSTDAADRFDWLSVTLLLGGVLLCYYLLPLGSLLFSQPPRVVLGQLTEPSVVSAASTSLATATASVTVATVFGLPLAYWLAAAEGRAETLVTAVVVLPLVLPPIVSGMVLLTLVGPETILGEIAAANGFSLTRSLVGVVLAQTFVASPFVVISAKAAFEGVDRNLELASRTLGKDRLTTFRRVTLPLAWPGVLAGITLAFARSIGEFGATVMLAYYPRTMPVQIWVSFTTLGLEDAFPIAVVLLGIAVAALVLLTTLGGDPIAR
- a CDS encoding ABC transporter ATP-binding protein; the protein is MTLTLSGLAKTYGAFELGPLDLSVSEEVFCVLGPSGSGKSTLLSLLAGLTDPDAGSVSVDGRSMRGRPPEDRRIGLVFQDGALFPHLSARENVEYAAENDEYARELTQLLAIDDVLDRRPATLSGGERQRVALARTLASEPDVLLLDEPLSSLDEPMGRRLRTDLDRLFDTLAVPVVYVTHDQRTATALADRMAILRDGQIEQVGAPTTVLERPVSRFVAEFTGNENVFEIRFDGANDRRVRIGNVVLRSPAESSAAMWLDTPSDVSAVTVCVHPSRIDLPANSAVGNPSYRLPVTVERWLHETDTYRVFARVEGGPDLTVTMSRTTFDRLDLSRGDESVVSIPTDSIHVLDRSGR